In Phaeobacter inhibens DSM 16374, the following proteins share a genomic window:
- a CDS encoding glutamine synthetase family protein codes for MTTSLNRGALARNGLLSDQACHDAEVVLAQCEAARVETVRVLFADQHGILRGKTLVAAGLRPLFEQGIAVPSTLLLKDTAHRTVFPVWSENPEEVVTPMQGASDVLLVPRPETFRVLPWSPHSAWIFCHVAFHDGATVPFGSAHVLERAVATLAEQGLQTVVGLEVEFQIFERVDPALGHAQQGMPGAPIETRNLIQGYQYLTETRYAEAEGILDALRRHAQALGLPVRTVEIEMGPSQFEFTFDPADPMTQADAMVMFRTMAKEVCAANGLHASFMAKPRQDHAMANGWHIHQSLIDTVSGRNLFMPEVAGELTAEASGWIAGLLAHAEAASLLVAPTVNSYKRYLPYQLAPNRVQWGEDNRGAMLRGLMRPGDPTSRVENRAPDSTANPYFALAAQIIAGSEGMMAGRRAPAPTASPYSDDAEKLPRSLGQALQAFSSSELFRSALGEDVVDYLTHLKEVEWARYLDTVSEWEQAEYFNLY; via the coding sequence ATGACAACATCGCTCAACAGGGGCGCGCTGGCGCGCAACGGGCTGCTTTCGGACCAGGCCTGTCACGACGCAGAGGTGGTGCTGGCGCAATGCGAGGCCGCGCGGGTGGAAACCGTGCGGGTGCTGTTTGCCGATCAACATGGCATTCTGCGGGGCAAGACCTTGGTTGCCGCAGGTCTGCGGCCGCTGTTCGAGCAGGGGATTGCGGTGCCGTCGACGCTGCTGCTGAAAGACACCGCGCATCGCACCGTCTTCCCGGTGTGGAGCGAAAACCCGGAGGAGGTGGTGACGCCGATGCAGGGCGCCAGTGACGTATTGCTGGTGCCACGTCCGGAGACCTTTCGCGTGCTGCCCTGGTCGCCGCATTCGGCCTGGATTTTCTGTCATGTGGCCTTTCATGACGGTGCAACCGTGCCCTTCGGCTCGGCCCATGTGCTGGAGCGTGCGGTGGCAACGCTGGCGGAGCAGGGCCTTCAGACGGTCGTCGGGCTGGAGGTCGAGTTCCAGATTTTTGAGCGGGTCGACCCTGCGTTGGGCCACGCCCAGCAGGGCATGCCGGGGGCCCCGATTGAGACACGCAACCTTATCCAAGGGTATCAGTATCTGACCGAAACCCGCTACGCTGAGGCCGAGGGTATTCTTGATGCCCTGCGGCGTCATGCGCAGGCACTTGGCTTGCCGGTGCGCACCGTGGAGATCGAGATGGGGCCGAGCCAGTTCGAGTTCACCTTTGATCCCGCTGACCCCATGACGCAGGCAGATGCTATGGTGATGTTTCGCACCATGGCAAAGGAGGTCTGTGCCGCAAACGGGCTGCATGCCAGTTTCATGGCAAAGCCCCGGCAGGACCACGCCATGGCCAACGGCTGGCATATCCATCAATCGCTGATCGACACCGTGAGCGGACGCAACCTCTTCATGCCAGAGGTTGCGGGCGAGCTGACCGCCGAAGCCAGCGGCTGGATTGCGGGATTGCTTGCCCATGCGGAGGCCGCCTCACTTCTGGTGGCGCCAACCGTGAACAGCTACAAACGTTATCTGCCCTATCAACTGGCCCCCAATCGTGTGCAATGGGGGGAAGACAACCGCGGTGCGATGCTGCGGGGTCTCATGCGGCCCGGTGATCCCACCAGCCGGGTGGAGAATCGCGCGCCCGACAGCACCGCCAATCCATATTTTGCGCTGGCTGCCCAGATTATCGCGGGCAGCGAGGGGATGATGGCCGGTCGGCGCGCGCCGGCCCCCACCGCCTCTCCCTATTCTGACGACGCGGAGAAGCTGCCGCGTTCGCTTGGTCAGGCGTTGCAGGCCTTCTCTTCATCGGAGCTGTTTCGCAGCGCGCTTGGGGAAGATGTGGTCGACTATCTCACCCATCTGAAGGAGGTCGAGTGGGCCCGCTATCTGGATACGGTAAGTGAGTGGGAACAGGCCGAATATTTCAATCTTTACTGA
- the gcvH gene encoding glycine cleavage system protein GcvH: MKFTEEHEWLLPEGDDLITVGITSHAAEQLGDVVFVELPEVGTEVSKDDEIVVIESVKAASDILAPLDGEIVEVNEALADNPGKINEDPQGDAWFFKIKPADLSPMDDYMDEAGYKDFIG, encoded by the coding sequence ATGAAATTTACCGAAGAACACGAATGGCTGCTGCCGGAAGGCGACGATTTGATCACAGTGGGCATCACCAGCCACGCAGCTGAGCAGCTGGGTGATGTCGTGTTTGTGGAGCTGCCCGAGGTCGGCACCGAGGTTTCCAAGGATGACGAAATCGTTGTGATCGAGTCCGTCAAAGCCGCTTCCGATATTCTGGCGCCGCTGGACGGTGAGATCGTCGAGGTGAACGAGGCACTGGCCGACAATCCCGGCAAGATCAACGAGGATCCGCAGGGCGACGCCTGGTTCTTCAAGATCAAACCTGCTGATCTGTCCCCGATGGACGATTACATGGATGAAGCCGGATACAAGGACTTCATCGGCTGA
- a CDS encoding type I glyceraldehyde-3-phosphate dehydrogenase — translation MTETEGRLPLLRIEPDAAPCHSLAMKLAINGFGRIGRAILRQILTTPRGVGIELVCINDIAPLDMCAYLFQYDSTFGPYPDAVVVDGDSLRIADRVIRFHQSADLSKLDLSGVDVVLECTGIARTSDVAGRGLSAGARKVLISGPSPAAERTVVLGANEADLGDGRIISNASCTTNGLAPLVKLLDAELGITSAHMTTIHCYTNSQPMVDAPRGDFARSRGGALSMVPTTTSATHLIDEVLPHLAGRISGAAVRVPTASVSAVDLVVQTERPMQGDQVQKALRAAVEAAPVLGWTDQPLVSSDLRARPESLVIAGPETRVTGPHQLRMFGWYDNEWGFSARMLDMARLMAGDA, via the coding sequence GTGACCGAAACGGAGGGCCGATTGCCGCTGTTGCGGATTGAGCCGGATGCCGCGCCCTGTCATAGCTTGGCCATGAAACTTGCCATCAATGGATTCGGCCGCATCGGCCGCGCTATTCTGCGCCAGATCCTGACGACGCCGCGCGGCGTCGGGATTGAGCTGGTTTGCATCAATGATATCGCGCCCTTGGACATGTGCGCCTATCTGTTTCAATACGACAGCACCTTTGGCCCCTATCCCGATGCGGTAGTAGTCGACGGTGACAGCCTGCGCATTGCCGACCGTGTGATCCGCTTTCACCAGAGCGCTGATCTCAGCAAACTGGACCTGTCGGGTGTTGATGTGGTGCTGGAATGCACCGGCATCGCGCGAACCTCGGATGTGGCCGGGCGCGGCCTGTCTGCCGGGGCGCGCAAGGTGCTGATCTCAGGCCCCTCCCCGGCGGCTGAACGTACGGTTGTTCTGGGCGCAAACGAGGCGGATCTGGGGGATGGCAGGATCATCTCCAACGCCTCTTGCACCACCAATGGGCTGGCGCCGCTGGTCAAACTGCTGGACGCAGAGCTCGGCATCACCAGCGCCCATATGACCACGATCCATTGCTATACGAATTCACAACCGATGGTCGATGCACCGCGGGGGGATTTTGCCCGCTCGCGAGGTGGCGCGCTGTCGATGGTCCCGACCACGACCTCCGCGACCCATCTGATCGACGAGGTGCTGCCGCATCTGGCGGGCCGGATCAGCGGCGCTGCTGTACGGGTCCCCACTGCCAGCGTATCCGCCGTGGATCTGGTGGTACAGACAGAGCGCCCGATGCAGGGCGATCAGGTTCAGAAGGCCCTGCGCGCCGCCGTTGAGGCCGCCCCGGTGCTGGGCTGGACCGATCAACCGCTGGTCTCGTCTGATCTGCGGGCGCGCCCGGAATCTCTGGTTATTGCCGGACCGGAAACCCGGGTGACGGGCCCCCATCAGCTGCGGATGTTTGGCTGGTACGACAATGAATGGGGGTTCTCCGCGCGGATGCTGGATATGGCCCGGCTGATGGCTGGGGACGCATAA
- a CDS encoding ureidoglycolate lyase: MKTVEIRPISAEGFAPFGDLIDCTGAPDKIINQGLCGRYHDRAQLAFTTGRAGLSLFNAEPRALPMPLSMVERHPEGSQAFIPMSETGFLVIVAPDAGGAPGEPLAFETQPGQAINFHRGTWHGVLTPLTAPGLFAVVDRIGEGANLEEHWFDTPYQVIRP, from the coding sequence ATGAAAACCGTTGAAATCCGGCCCATCAGCGCTGAGGGGTTTGCCCCCTTTGGGGATCTGATCGACTGCACCGGGGCACCGGACAAGATCATCAATCAGGGATTGTGTGGGCGGTACCATGACCGCGCGCAGCTGGCGTTCACCACCGGTCGCGCGGGGCTTAGCCTCTTCAACGCCGAACCGCGGGCGCTGCCGATGCCTCTGTCGATGGTGGAACGTCACCCGGAGGGCAGCCAGGCCTTCATCCCGATGAGCGAGACTGGATTTCTGGTGATCGTCGCCCCGGATGCAGGCGGCGCACCAGGGGAGCCGCTTGCCTTTGAAACGCAACCCGGACAGGCGATCAACTTCCACCGGGGCACCTGGCACGGGGTGCTGACGCCCCTGACGGCGCCGGGCCTGTTTGCCGTGGTGGATCGGATCGGAGAGGGCGCCAATCTGGAAGAGCACTGGTTCGACACCCCCTATCAGGTGATCCGACCGTAA
- the gcvP gene encoding aminomethyl-transferring glycine dehydrogenase, producing MSFEPTDYLPYDFANRRHIGPSPEEMDDMLAVVGAKNLDALIDDTVPATIRQAAALEFGRPLSERELLHHMREVAGKNVLKTSLIGQGYHGTVTPPAIQRNILENPAWYTAYTPYQPEISQGRLEALLNFQTMISDLTGLEIANASLLDEATACAEAMTVAQRVSKSKAKAFFVDRDCHPQNIAVIQTRAAPLGIEVIVGNPDKLDASAVFGALFQYPGTYGHVRDFTDHIAQLHAHKAIGVVAADPLSLTLLKEPGAMGADIAVGSTQRFGVPVGAGGPHAAYMATKDAYKRAIPGRIVGVSVDAHGNRAYRLSLQTREQHIRREKATSNVCTAQALLAVMASMYAVFHGPKGLKAIAQRIHRKTVRLAKGLEEAGFKVDPRSFFDTITVDVGPLQEAVLKSAVDEGLNLRRVGETRIGITLDEVTRSETIEAVWRAFGIRRSDDDFTPEYRVPENMHRTSDYLTHPIFHMNRAETEMMRYMRRLADRDLALDRAMIPLGSCTMKLNAAAEMMPLSWPEFANIHPFAPADQMQGYAEMVSDLSAKLCQITGYDAISMQPNSGAQGEYAGLLSIAAYHRANGQGHRNICLIPMSAHGTNPASAQMVGWKVVVVKSAENGDIDLEDFREKAEKHAENLAGCMITYPSTHGVFEETVHEVCKITHDHGGQVYIDGANMNAMVGLSRPGDLGGDVSHLNLHKTFAIPHGGGGPGMGPIGVKAHLQPHLPGHPETGGQEGPVSAAPFGSASILTISWAYCLMMGGAGLTQATKVAILNANYIAKRLEGAYDVLYKGPTGRVAHECILDTRPFEASANVTVDDVAKRLIDSGFHAPTMSWPVAGTLMVEPTESETKAELDRFCEAMLSIREEIRAVEAGEMDADNNALKNAPHTMEDLVKDWDRPYSREQGCFPPGAFRVDKYWPPVNRVDNAYGDRHLVCTCPPMEDYAEAAE from the coding sequence ATGTCTTTTGAACCCACGGACTACCTGCCGTACGACTTTGCCAATCGCCGCCACATCGGCCCGTCTCCCGAAGAGATGGACGACATGCTTGCCGTGGTCGGCGCCAAGAATCTGGACGCGCTGATTGACGACACCGTGCCTGCCACCATCCGTCAGGCCGCCGCGCTGGAGTTTGGCCGCCCTCTGTCGGAACGGGAACTGCTACATCACATGCGTGAGGTTGCAGGGAAGAACGTTCTGAAAACCTCGCTGATCGGGCAGGGCTACCACGGCACCGTGACCCCACCCGCCATTCAGCGCAACATTCTGGAAAACCCGGCCTGGTACACCGCCTACACGCCCTACCAGCCCGAAATCTCGCAGGGCCGTCTTGAGGCGCTGTTGAACTTCCAGACCATGATTTCGGATCTGACCGGTCTGGAAATCGCCAATGCCTCTCTGCTGGATGAGGCCACCGCCTGCGCCGAGGCGATGACTGTGGCGCAGAGGGTCTCCAAATCGAAGGCCAAGGCGTTTTTTGTCGACCGCGACTGTCACCCGCAGAACATCGCCGTGATCCAGACCCGCGCCGCGCCGCTGGGGATCGAGGTGATTGTCGGCAACCCGGATAAGCTGGATGCCTCAGCGGTCTTTGGCGCATTGTTCCAATACCCCGGCACCTATGGCCATGTGCGCGATTTCACCGATCACATCGCCCAGCTGCACGCACATAAGGCCATCGGCGTTGTCGCGGCAGATCCGCTGTCGTTGACCCTGCTGAAGGAACCGGGCGCGATGGGTGCAGACATAGCTGTCGGCTCGACCCAGCGCTTTGGCGTGCCGGTCGGCGCCGGTGGCCCGCATGCGGCCTATATGGCGACCAAGGATGCCTATAAACGCGCGATCCCGGGCCGCATTGTCGGGGTGTCGGTTGATGCTCATGGCAACCGCGCCTATCGCCTGTCGCTGCAAACCCGCGAACAGCACATCCGCCGCGAGAAGGCGACCTCCAACGTCTGTACCGCACAGGCGCTGCTGGCGGTGATGGCGTCTATGTATGCGGTCTTCCATGGCCCCAAAGGCCTGAAAGCCATTGCGCAGCGCATCCACCGCAAGACCGTGCGTCTGGCCAAGGGGCTGGAGGAAGCGGGCTTCAAGGTGGATCCCAGATCCTTCTTCGACACGATCACCGTGGACGTCGGCCCCTTGCAGGAGGCGGTGTTGAAATCTGCCGTGGACGAGGGGCTGAACCTGCGCCGGGTTGGTGAAACCCGCATTGGCATCACCCTGGATGAGGTGACCCGCTCGGAAACCATAGAAGCGGTCTGGCGCGCCTTTGGTATTCGCCGCAGCGACGATGATTTCACGCCTGAGTATCGCGTGCCGGAAAATATGCACCGCACGTCTGACTATCTGACCCATCCGATTTTCCACATGAACCGGGCCGAAACCGAGATGATGCGCTACATGCGCCGCCTCGCAGATCGTGATCTGGCGCTGGACCGGGCCATGATCCCGCTTGGCTCCTGCACGATGAAGCTCAATGCCGCAGCAGAGATGATGCCGCTCAGCTGGCCGGAATTTGCCAACATCCACCCCTTTGCCCCTGCTGACCAGATGCAGGGCTATGCCGAGATGGTCAGCGATCTCTCCGCGAAACTGTGCCAGATCACTGGCTATGATGCGATCTCCATGCAGCCCAACTCTGGCGCGCAGGGCGAATACGCAGGCCTTCTGTCTATTGCGGCCTATCACCGGGCCAACGGTCAGGGCCATCGCAACATCTGTCTGATCCCGATGTCGGCCCATGGCACCAACCCGGCCTCTGCCCAGATGGTGGGGTGGAAGGTTGTCGTGGTGAAATCCGCAGAAAACGGCGATATCGACCTCGAGGATTTTCGCGAAAAGGCAGAGAAACACGCCGAAAACCTTGCAGGCTGCATGATCACCTACCCCTCGACCCACGGCGTGTTCGAAGAAACCGTGCATGAGGTCTGCAAGATCACCCATGATCACGGCGGTCAGGTCTATATCGACGGTGCCAATATGAACGCCATGGTGGGCCTGTCCCGTCCCGGCGATCTGGGCGGCGACGTCAGCCACCTGAACCTGCACAAGACCTTTGCCATTCCCCACGGCGGTGGCGGCCCCGGCATGGGCCCGATTGGCGTGAAGGCGCATCTGCAACCACATCTGCCCGGCCACCCGGAAACCGGCGGTCAGGAAGGTCCGGTCTCGGCCGCGCCCTTCGGCTCTGCCTCCATTCTGACCATCAGCTGGGCCTACTGCCTGATGATGGGCGGTGCGGGCCTGACGCAGGCGACGAAGGTGGCAATCCTCAACGCCAACTACATCGCCAAGCGCCTCGAAGGCGCCTATGACGTGCTCTACAAGGGCCCCACGGGCCGCGTCGCGCATGAGTGTATTCTGGACACCCGCCCGTTTGAGGCCAGCGCCAATGTCACCGTGGATGATGTGGCCAAGCGCCTGATCGACAGCGGTTTTCACGCACCGACCATGTCCTGGCCCGTCGCGGGCACCCTGATGGTAGAACCCACCGAGTCCGAGACCAAGGCCGAACTGGACCGGTTCTGCGAGGCGATGCTATCGATCCGCGAGGAAATCCGCGCGGTTGAGGCAGGCGAGATGGATGCGGACAATAACGCGCTGAAAAACGCTCCCCACACGATGGAAGACCTCGTGAAAGACTGGGATCGCCCCTATTCCCGCGAACAGGGCTGCTTCCCTCCGGGGGCCTTCCGGGTCGACAAATACTGGCCGCCGGTGAACCGCGTCGACAATGCCTATGGCGACCGCCATCTGGTCTGCACCTGCCCGCCGATGGAAGACTACGCCGAGGCGGCAGAGTAA
- the puuE gene encoding allantoinase PuuE: MNRYPRNMIGYGATPPDAAWPGAAKVAVQFVLNYEEGGENNVLHGDAGSEAFLSDIAGAASWPGQRHWNMESIYDYGARAGFWRLHRMFTAANIPLTIYGVASALARSPEQVAAMKAADWEIASHGLKWVEHKDMPEEEERAAIAEAIRLHTEVVGTRPRGWYTGRCSENTVRLVAEEGGFDYISDTYDDDLPYWLEVGERDQLIIPYTLEANDMRFATAPGYITGEQFYQYLKDAFDLLYAEGEAGAPKMMSVGLHCRLIGRPGKAAGLKRFIDYIQGFDGVWCPRRIDIADHWAKTHPHQRRELPRQMSRARFVEAYGGIFEHSPWIAERAHDLELGPAHDRAAGLHNALCRMFRSASEEERLGVLTAHPDLAGKLAAAKRLTAESTNEQASAGLDALTDAERTRFTQLNTAYVEKHGFPFIIAVRDHDKASILAAFERRIGHDRTREFAEACRQVERIAEFRLKDLLP; this comes from the coding sequence ATGAACAGATATCCCCGCAACATGATCGGATATGGCGCAACGCCGCCCGATGCAGCCTGGCCGGGCGCGGCGAAGGTCGCGGTGCAGTTCGTGTTGAACTATGAAGAGGGCGGCGAGAACAACGTCCTGCATGGCGATGCTGGCTCTGAGGCTTTCCTTTCCGACATCGCAGGCGCAGCTTCCTGGCCGGGACAACGACACTGGAACATGGAGTCGATCTACGATTATGGCGCGCGGGCCGGCTTTTGGCGGCTGCACCGTATGTTCACCGCCGCCAATATCCCGCTTACCATCTACGGCGTTGCCAGCGCGCTGGCGCGGTCGCCCGAACAGGTCGCCGCGATGAAGGCCGCCGATTGGGAAATCGCTTCCCACGGGCTGAAATGGGTCGAACACAAGGACATGCCCGAAGAGGAGGAGCGCGCCGCTATTGCCGAGGCGATCCGCCTGCATACGGAGGTTGTCGGCACGCGCCCGCGCGGCTGGTACACGGGGCGCTGCAGTGAGAACACCGTCCGTCTGGTGGCTGAGGAGGGGGGCTTTGACTATATCTCGGACACCTATGACGATGATCTGCCCTATTGGCTTGAGGTTGGCGAACGCGATCAGCTGATCATTCCCTATACGCTGGAAGCCAACGACATGCGCTTTGCCACCGCGCCCGGCTACATCACTGGCGAACAGTTCTATCAGTATCTGAAGGACGCCTTTGACCTGCTCTACGCCGAGGGCGAAGCGGGCGCGCCAAAGATGATGTCGGTCGGGCTGCACTGTCGCCTGATCGGGCGCCCGGGCAAAGCGGCCGGGTTGAAGCGGTTTATCGATTATATTCAGGGCTTTGACGGCGTGTGGTGTCCGCGCCGTATCGATATCGCTGACCATTGGGCCAAAACCCATCCGCATCAGCGCCGCGAGCTGCCCCGTCAGATGAGCCGCGCGCGGTTTGTTGAGGCGTATGGCGGGATCTTTGAACACTCCCCTTGGATTGCCGAACGGGCGCATGATCTGGAACTGGGACCGGCCCATGACCGCGCGGCGGGGCTGCATAATGCGCTGTGTCGGATGTTCCGCTCCGCCAGCGAGGAGGAGCGGTTGGGTGTGCTGACCGCGCACCCTGATCTGGCGGGCAAACTGGCCGCCGCCAAACGTCTCACGGCAGAGAGCACGAATGAGCAGGCCTCGGCCGGACTGGATGCGCTGACTGACGCGGAACGCACACGGTTTACGCAGCTGAACACGGCATATGTGGAAAAACACGGCTTTCCCTTCATTATTGCAGTACGCGACCACGATAAGGCGTCGATTTTGGCCGCCTTTGAGCGGCGTATCGGCCATGATCGGACCCGCGAATTTGCCGAAGCCTGCCGACAGGTGGAGCGGATCGCGGAATTCCGGCTGAAGGATCTGCTGCCATGA
- a CDS encoding IclR family transcriptional regulator domain-containing protein has translation MFRRTEGRCRVFVEETMSEQDRNISSSFAKGLAVLAAFDAATPTLTLADIARRTGQDRATARRGALTLVQAGYLRQQGRVLSLTPQVLALSGGFLQANQFGRKVQPVLNRHARSLGAEITLATLDQGRVLLLAQSTVEHAPVTYGFTAGAHIPLVHTSLGRMLMGCLPEEDAAETLATADIPRHTEQSLTQPDQILERVATARQQGYAVTDSEFETGIIGYAVPVSRPEQRPIVVGSSSPRGVNPARDTEQSLRALQLCAAELRQSQALADL, from the coding sequence ATGTTTCGGCGAACGGAGGGGCGCTGCCGCGTATTTGTGGAAGAGACAATGAGTGAACAAGACCGAAATATTTCCTCCAGCTTTGCCAAGGGGCTGGCTGTTCTGGCTGCATTCGATGCTGCAACGCCAACGCTGACGCTGGCTGATATTGCCCGGCGCACGGGCCAGGACCGCGCCACCGCGCGGCGCGGGGCGCTGACGCTTGTGCAGGCGGGTTATCTGCGCCAGCAAGGCCGTGTCCTGTCGCTGACGCCACAGGTGCTTGCGCTGTCGGGCGGTTTTCTTCAGGCCAATCAGTTCGGCCGCAAGGTGCAGCCGGTGCTCAACCGTCATGCGCGCAGTCTGGGTGCGGAAATCACCCTTGCAACGCTGGATCAGGGGCGCGTACTGCTGCTCGCACAGTCCACTGTCGAACATGCGCCTGTCACTTATGGATTTACGGCCGGCGCACATATCCCGCTGGTTCACACCAGTTTGGGCCGGATGCTGATGGGGTGCCTGCCGGAAGAAGACGCCGCTGAAACGCTGGCGACTGCGGATATACCCCGCCATACCGAACAATCGCTAACCCAGCCGGATCAGATCCTTGAGCGAGTCGCAACGGCGCGACAGCAGGGGTATGCAGTCACCGACAGCGAGTTTGAAACCGGCATTATCGGCTATGCGGTGCCAGTGTCGCGCCCGGAGCAACGGCCGATTGTTGTTGGCAGCTCATCTCCGCGTGGGGTGAACCCGGCGCGGGATACAGAACAGTCCCTGCGGGCCCTGCAACTTTGCGCCGCCGAACTGCGCCAGAGCCAGGCGTTGGCGGACCTCTAA
- a CDS encoding bifunctional allantoicase/(S)-ureidoglycine aminohydrolase: MTAPRYYTPQGGHPGQEQLLTDRAMFTDAYAVIPKGTMRDITTSYLPGWQGMRMWVIARPLSGFAETFSQYIVELQPGGGSDAPEHDIAAQSVLFVTEGEIGLTLDGAQHTLTPGGYAYIPAGAGWTLHNSSGSAAGFHWIRKRWEAAPGVERPAPLITNERDLAPTVMPDTEGRWATTRFVDPADMSHDMHVTIVTFEPGGVIPFPETHVMEHGLFVLEGKAVYRLNQDWVEVEAGDFMWLRAFCPQACYAGGPGRFRYLLYKDVNRHMPLSPPR, encoded by the coding sequence ATGACCGCGCCGCGCTATTACACCCCTCAGGGAGGCCACCCCGGTCAGGAGCAGCTGCTGACCGACCGCGCCATGTTCACCGATGCCTATGCGGTCATCCCCAAGGGAACGATGCGCGATATCACCACATCCTATCTGCCGGGTTGGCAGGGCATGCGCATGTGGGTCATCGCCCGCCCTTTGAGCGGCTTTGCCGAGACTTTCTCGCAATATATCGTCGAGCTGCAGCCCGGTGGCGGGTCCGACGCCCCCGAACATGACATCGCCGCACAATCCGTGCTTTTCGTGACAGAGGGCGAGATTGGTCTGACCCTAGACGGGGCACAGCATACCCTGACGCCGGGCGGTTATGCCTATATTCCGGCAGGCGCGGGCTGGACCCTGCACAACAGCAGCGGCAGCGCGGCAGGGTTTCACTGGATCCGCAAACGCTGGGAGGCGGCGCCGGGTGTCGAGAGGCCCGCGCCGCTGATCACCAACGAGCGCGACCTTGCTCCGACAGTGATGCCGGACACCGAAGGCCGCTGGGCCACCACCCGCTTTGTTGATCCGGCGGACATGTCCCATGATATGCATGTCACCATCGTGACCTTTGAACCCGGTGGCGTCATTCCGTTTCCGGAGACCCATGTGATGGAACACGGGCTCTTTGTACTGGAGGGCAAGGCCGTCTATCGCCTTAACCAGGATTGGGTTGAGGTGGAGGCAGGTGACTTCATGTGGTTGCGCGCCTTCTGCCCGCAAGCCTGCTACGCTGGTGGGCCGGGGCGCTTCCGCTATCTACTTTACAAAGACGTCAACCGGCATATGCCGCTGAGCCCACCGCGCTAA
- a CDS encoding uracil-xanthine permease family protein, whose amino-acid sequence MADGSIGTPAQLRDPNYTPPLAKAVPLGIQHVLAMFVSNVTPAIIVAGAAGFGFGSNSPDFPELLYLIQMSMLFAGAATLLQTLTIGPVGAALPIVQGTSFAFLPIMIPLVAGKGVDALAALFGGVLIGGLFHAALGLVIGRIRFALPPLVTGLVVTMIGLALVKVGIQYAAGGVPAIGTPEYGSLLNWSAALVVVIVTLGLKFFARGMLSISAVLLGLIVGYLYAMMMGMVTAEAIGNSWSRASAFALPVPFKYGIEFSFAAIVGFCLMGLVSAVETVGDVSGIARGGAGREATDREIAGATYADGFGSAVAGVFGGLPNTSFSQNVGLIAMTGVMSRHVVTIGALFLILCGLVPKVGAIIRTIPIEVLGGGVIVMFGMVVAAGISMLSDVDWNRRNMVIFAISLSIGLGLQLEPGAVQHLPDTLRILMTSGLLPAALIAIVLNLVLPQELASESTEEVSGGLSGQGRGSLPGE is encoded by the coding sequence ATGGCCGACGGCTCAATCGGAACGCCAGCCCAGCTGCGCGATCCCAACTACACCCCACCGCTGGCAAAGGCGGTGCCTCTGGGCATCCAGCACGTGCTGGCGATGTTCGTATCAAACGTCACCCCTGCTATCATCGTGGCCGGAGCGGCGGGATTTGGCTTTGGCTCCAACTCCCCGGATTTTCCCGAGTTGCTTTATCTGATCCAGATGTCGATGCTGTTTGCGGGCGCGGCAACGCTGCTGCAGACGCTGACCATCGGGCCGGTTGGCGCAGCGCTGCCGATTGTACAGGGCACCAGCTTTGCCTTCTTGCCGATCATGATCCCGCTGGTCGCGGGCAAGGGCGTTGATGCGCTGGCGGCGCTGTTCGGCGGTGTGCTGATCGGCGGGTTGTTTCATGCCGCATTGGGGCTGGTGATCGGGCGCATCCGCTTTGCCCTGCCACCGTTGGTCACCGGGTTGGTGGTCACCATGATCGGTCTGGCGCTGGTCAAGGTCGGCATTCAATACGCGGCCGGCGGGGTGCCTGCGATTGGCACACCCGAATATGGCTCGCTGCTCAACTGGTCAGCGGCGCTGGTGGTGGTCATCGTCACCCTGGGGCTGAAGTTCTTTGCCCGCGGGATGCTGTCGATCTCGGCGGTGCTGCTGGGGCTGATCGTGGGATATCTCTATGCGATGATGATGGGCATGGTCACGGCTGAGGCGATCGGCAACAGTTGGTCGCGGGCCAGCGCCTTTGCGCTGCCTGTGCCGTTCAAATACGGGATCGAGTTTTCGTTTGCCGCGATTGTCGGCTTTTGCCTGATGGGGCTGGTGTCCGCAGTGGAAACCGTCGGCGATGTCAGCGGGATTGCTCGCGGGGGTGCAGGCCGCGAAGCCACGGATCGTGAGATCGCAGGTGCGACCTATGCTGATGGTTTCGGCTCGGCTGTGGCGGGTGTATTTGGCGGCTTGCCCAATACCTCCTTCAGTCAGAACGTTGGTCTGATCGCCATGACCGGCGTCATGAGCCGCCATGTGGTCACCATCGGCGCGCTGTTCCTGATCCTCTGCGGGCTGGTGCCCAAGGTTGGCGCGATCATTCGCACCATTCCGATTGAGGTGCTGGGCGGCGGCGTTATTGTCATGTTCGGCATGGTTGTGGCTGCCGGGATTTCGATGCTGTCGGATGTGGACTGGAACCGCCGCAATATGGTGATCTTTGCGATCTCGCTCTCCATCGGGCTTGGGCTGCAGCTGGAGCCGGGCGCGGTGCAGCATCTGCCGGACACGTTACGGATCCTGATGACCTCGGGCCTGCTGCCGGCAGCGCTGATCGCCATTGTCCTGAACCTGGTGCTGCCGCAGGAGCTTGCCAGCGAGTCCACGGAAGAGGTTTCCGGAGGTCTGTCAGGACAGGGTCGGGGCAGCCTACCGGGGGAATAG